CAACTTGATACTGCCAAGTGAGATAGATTTGTGATAGTTTTATAGAATTGACTAGGTTCATAAGAAACTGGGGGCTTTTGGTAGGCCAACAGGTGTGTCTTTTGGAAGAAGAGAGGGAGCTGACACTAATATCTGCACCTATTTGGTATGAGTGGGTATGTAGTATATGGATTTTCGTAAAGGAAAAGCCTAAACAGCTAGTTGTAACTTGTACCACAATTCATCTTCATCATGGTGAGATTTTATCTAATCcataaaaaaaaggagagatttGATCTACGAATCTTAGACTAAGATCATGAAGTTAGTGTAGATCTTACTTCTTAGTGAGACACACAAAAGGGATTGACTTGTTCAAATCCAGGGCAGAGAATGATGATCAAGCACTGGGGTGTAGTTGGTTTTCCCAATCCTAAATTTTCTCCTCTGGTAGGACTTTCATATGTTATGTACCGTCACTATTGCAGGTGGGATCTCACATGGATGGCTGACATTGATTTTCTTAATTCTTATATAAGCGACTACTTACCTGCCTAGGACTCACTGGTTTCTTGCTTGAAACAATCGTAGTACTCACTTCATCACTTCGTCACAGGACTTACATATGGGCTAACAGGTCACACTTAGGCCCATGGTTGATACCAAACTTCCATCTCACCTGGTTGACAATATACGTTTCTTTCATAATTGCAAGATTGCATTCAGTAAGCCTAGAGGAATCATTTATGCTAGAGGAGACACGGATAATCTACTAGCTTTTTGCTGCATTTCAGTTAACAATAATGACAGTCAGAGTCAACATAATATTGACATATCTTGACCAGAAATTGTAATCTTGTGCTTCTTGACAGGAAAAATATACTGATCTTGCTTCTTTGTTTACGTGTTTGACGACCATACAGGAAGCTAGTTGAAATAATGGGCTTGGAAGAGAAAAATGGAAGTTTTGAAAGCTCAGTCCAACCATCATTCGATGACCAGCACTTTGTGCTTAACTTCATAATGAGCACTTGCTTTGGCCCTGATGTCAAGTCTGATAACCCAAGGTACTCAGCAGCTCAAAGATTAATCAAAGGTTTAGCACCATATACATTGAGTGATCTGGGTGCTTCATATGTCAGCATTTCTCTATTAGAGAGGTTATATTACTATATCCTGAGGAATGCTAATCCTGGCCTGGTCTTAAAACCAAATATGTTGCATATGTATATAAAGGGTAACCTTCCTTCTCCAAGTCCTGGGTCGATAGAGGAACGTAAGCACTTCACAAGTATTTTTCCTTTGAATCTTCATAAACAAATATGGTTCCCAGCCAGCTTCAGGATTGTGAAAGGAATTGTACTTATTGATGATCCTATTATAGCACATATGAAAGAGGAGGATCTGGAAAGGTTCAAGTACTTATCAAGTTTAGATAATTTGAAGATAGATATGGATGAAGCCTTGTGTTACAAATATGAGTACCACGCTGGCAACGGCAATGGTGAGCAGAATTGCATGAATGGTAGTATGGAGGCAGCCTCAGAATACACTACAAATGGCAATGGTGATTCACCAGTAAGATTTCAACAAAAATGCAAGAGAAGGCACCGCTGTGACCCTCAGTCAATGCCAGCATTTCCCCATGTAGTTCCCATATCAAAACATCAAAGTAAAAGACGTACTCTCCAGAGGACTAATAAACTGGATGGACCTGTCATGATGCCTCTTCTCTCTATTCCAAATGTGGAAGATTACAACTCCCCTGCTGCTATTGTTTTGACTGGGACTGCTAGAGGAGGGATAGTTGGGCCACCTGTTGGTACCGTGGACATTGGTATCAGCAAAGATGCATATTTATTCCGAGTTGCTCTACCAGGGGTCAAGAAGGACAATTGTATGATTGTCTTCTCTCCTTAGCCCTTTAATTATTCCTGGAAAGATTTTGTAATTATGATAGGGGGTTAATTTGTATGGGCATTATGCTTGTGGTCATCCTAACGGGGAACCTCCTCTGAACTTATGGGTAAGGGAATGCCAAAATAATCTCTTAAGTGCACCTAGTATAACTTGGGTGCATCAGTGAGGAATTCTTTTTATCCACCATATAGCAATTTAAATCACCTGCTTTCTGGTTCTGCACATTATTTGTTTGATAAATTACGAATCCTTGTAATTGTCCTGGTGGAGACGTTCTCTGAGGACTCAGAAGGCAAGGGTGGGACTTGCACCCAATGTGTGCAGAGGTTACTTTCTAGATTAGTCTGTGTTTCCTGGTCAGTGGTGCTTATAGTCTGTGGTCAGCATTTCGTCTCAAGTGTTTCTTTTTAATAGAAGAATAAAACGTCCTATGGTCAGTCCAATAATGTCTTGGGGTTCATATCTGgatataaaaatcaataaaaaatagtcTTTAGTTCGTGAAAAGCCCTGAGGGTTTAAGTGGCCTTGCGGGCTTGAACACAGACCTCACCTGTCTCTCATCCCCACACTCGGTGTGAAGAAAAGGAAAGCTATGCTGATTTTCAATGGATAGGTGTTGTGTGCCTTGTTTCTCAGCAGGGTATGGGTGGTATTTTAAACACAACAATCTTTTTATGTTGACCATCGTACTGACACACTTCCCTTAATGTTACTACAGCAAGGTGCTTTCCTCTCTTTTACACAATTTCTCATATTTACCAAGTGAGAATAAAATATTGCCTAGAAGATGAGGAACAGCAGAGTCCCTGCTCCCATTTCTGTCATGCAGATGCGATTAATGTCATTTGTTGTAGCAGGTCAGTTCAGCTGTGAGGTTGAATCTAATGGGAAGGTTCACCTCCGAGGGATAACATCAGGTGGAAGAACTATAAAGAAGCGCTGCCGTGTTTTCGAGATGGAATTCCAGCAACTATGCCCGCCTGGACCATTCACGCTCTCATTCAGTCTTCCAGGACCCGTTGATCCAAGGCTCTTTGCTCCTAACTTCAGATCCGATGGCATTTTTGAAGCTGTTATTTTAAAACAAGGGTGATGCCATGGCTTTAGGTCCTGTGGTTTGTGTGGCATAGGAAGATGGAGGTTGCTCGAGTTTTGCTCTCAGGAGTAATTACTCAAAGGTATGCTGATCATAGCATGCAAAGTTGCATGGGGACATTGGTTTCAAGAAGGTGAAGCAAAAATATGGAGATTTATTAAAATGCAGTGTGTGCTTACAAAGCCAAGCGTAGGTAGTTCGCTATTTTGCATATGATGTGGAAGTTgtaacttttcagtttttgcatTGTAGTTACTTATTAGATTATCTCACTGAGATTTTGGGTAATTTGACTATACATTGTACTTCTGTTGGAGCATTAGCATTTGTTTCATTAAagtcatctttaaaatttagcGAAAAGTATATGTTTTCtataaattcaaaaccattcAAACTATAAtttcacattaaattaaataaaataataatataatattattttttaataataattttaaattttttttttttcatttttgtatatatattaactatatgttaattaataatttaatttttacttaaattattatttttcaactattatttttcctcaacttatttttcaattattattttttctcaacctaaaatattcttttggttataaatagtattacttcaaagatgagatgagtttatAACTCAAATGTCAAGCTAGCAAGTTAGAACACTCGCATTGACTTAGCAAAATAGCAATGCCTAGTCAAATTCTGGCTAAGAAGAGCAAAAATAGCCTGCATTAAAGTAGTCAAAATTTCATGACTTGAATTTTGAGATATAGTAATTTCAAAACTTTCTTCGGATTTGTTCAATCTGTATTCAtgtctaaaatattattttactctaaaaatattatgttggataattaggttaaggaaaaaaatagttgaaaaataataattttaaataaaaattaaattcttaattaatatatggagtatatttgtaaaatataaaaaatattattaaaaaaatattattattaaaaaatattattatattattattttaattttagaattgaTAGTTTCATATGTACTAGTTTCTTGAATGACTTAGTTCTACTTGGtaagtaagataaaaattttgagtttaagatgaaatattaaaatattatattttaatattaatattgttttaaaatttcaaaaagttaagaaaaagttaaattatttattatattttgtatgaaaatttggaaaagttgtaatggtgagataagaattttgagtttgagacgAAAATTTTTTGTTACCAAACCATACCGgtaattttgagtttgaaatgaaaatggagCACACATAATTAAAGTCTCCCCCTCAAAGCTgaaagagtttttatttatatttcaaatatgtgtagTTTTCATGAGATCTTCTGGAGTtttaatgacatttaaatcatctatataaactgcaataaaagctaatttagatactgaaaatatataaaaaatatcttattccaaatgcgtttggattgttttaaatcacataagaatttttgaaacttgatagaataaataTTTCAGGATTATATACTTTATGCATTTTATATTtagtgatccatataaatatgtagttaatcatgcatatccaaatgcTCGATAAatatcaagctaataaaaatttcaatataatttcatcaacttcaaaagcatattaatattatttatgcgATAAaccgactcgtgatttatatatcacattttcatttcttttatacaaatactcactgatatttaacaatcATCACctcttaggtgtttggactacaagtccatatgtatcacattttactagtgatatcaattctgcagaaatt
This genomic window from Carya illinoinensis cultivar Pawnee chromosome 7, C.illinoinensisPawnee_v1, whole genome shotgun sequence contains:
- the LOC122314951 gene encoding increased DNA methylation 3, yielding MGLEEKNGSFESSVQPSFDDQHFVLNFIMSTCFGPDVKSDNPRYSAAQRLIKGLAPYTLSDLGASYVSISLLERLYYYILRNANPGLVLKPNMLHMYIKGNLPSPSPGSIEERKHFTSIFPLNLHKQIWFPASFRIVKGIVLIDDPIIAHMKEEDLERFKYLSSLDNLKIDMDEALCYKYEYHAGNGNGEQNCMNGSMEAASEYTTNGNGDSPVRFQQKCKRRHRCDPQSMPAFPHVVPISKHQSKRRTLQRTNKLDGPVMMPLLSIPNVEDYNSPAAIVLTGTARGGIVGPPVGTVDIGISKDAYLFRVALPGVKKDNCQFSCEVESNGKVHLRGITSGGRTIKKRCRVFEMEFQQLCPPGPFTLSFSLPGPVDPRLFAPNFRSDGIFEAVILKQG